The nucleotide window CCCCGCCGCCGCGTTCACGTGCGAGACCGTCCCGCTGCTGCACGAATCGTCGGTGCAGGGATTGCCGTCATCATTGTCGGTGTCGTCGATGGCCACGCGCGTGGCGCCCGAGCCGTTGCACACCACCTTCTTGCAGTCATCCGCGGTCTGCGTCGCCACCGCGGTGCCGTCGACGGGATCAGCGCGCCCGCAGACGTGGCTCACGCAGGTCCAGATCGTGCACTCGGTGTTGGTGCCGCAGTCGCCGGCGACGGTGCAACCCATGCAATGCCCGCTGCCGTCGCATTGCCCCCCGGCACAGGTGGTTCCTTGGGCCAGGGCCGGGTTCGAAGGCGTGCCGTTGGTGCAGACGTCGCCGGTGCAATCGTTGCTGTCGTTCGGGTGGTCAGTGTCATCGTTTTGTGACGTCACGCCGCCGTTGCCGTCGCAGATAGCGGTCTTGCAGTCGCCCGCGTTCTGACTGGCCAGCAGCGTTCCGCTGATGGGATCGTTGTGCCCACAGACGCCTTGCACGCTGCAGGTGAATTTCTGGCACTCGGTGTCCGTGCCGCAATCGGCGGCCACGTTGCACGCCACGCAGACGCCGGCCCCGTTACAGTGGGTGCCGCCGTTTTCACTGCAGTTCGCGGTGGCGGCCAGCGGCGGGTTCGACGCCACGCCGTTGGCGCAGAGATCGGCGGTGCAACCGAGGCCGTCAACCGGCAGGTCCGTGTCATCGGGCTGGGCCAGGATGGCGCCAAGGCCGTCGCAAACCGCCTTCTTGCAATCCTTCGGCGTCGGGTCGGTGACGACGGTCCCCGACGCGACATACGACGGCACGCAACGGTCGTCGGTGCAGCCAAAGCTGACGCAGGCGGTGTTGGTTCCGCAGTCAGCGCCGGTGGTGCAGCCGGCGCAATTGCCGGCCCCATCGCATTTCAGGCTGCCGCCGCAACTGGTGTTCACCGGCTTGGGCGTGCTGGACGCCGTGCCGCCCGAGCAGGCGTGGCTGACGCACATGTTGTTGTCGCTGGCCACGTCGGTGTCGTCGGCGACGGACGTCGTCATGCCCTGACCGTCGCAGACCATCTTCTGACAATCGCCGACGGTCTGCACGGTGACCGCCTTGCCCGACGGTGAAAAAGCAAACCCGCAGGCGCCGCCACTGCACGTGCGCGCCTGACAGTCGGTGTCAGTGCCGGGACAGGTGGCGGCGGTCAGGCAGGCGGCGCAGTGCGATTGTCCGTCGCAAACCTGGTTGTCGCCACAGGCGGTGCCTCGCGCCGCCGGACCGAAAGTGGGCGTGCCGCCGTTGCACTGATCCAGAGTGCACGGGTTGGTGTCAGAAGGCAGGTCGCTGGGCAGATCGACGATCTGCGCGACGCCCAAACCGTCGCACTGCAATCCCTTGCAATCGCCGGTGGTCGGATCGGCGACCGCCGTGCCGGCGGCCTTGTAATTGAACCCGCAGGTGCCTTGGGTGCAGGTGCGCGTGCGGCAGTCGCCGTCGGTGCCGGGACAGTCGCCGGCGGTCGCGCAACCCATGCACTGGCCGCCGACGTTGCACACCATGGCGCCGCCGCAGGCGGTGTTCGCGGGCTGGGGCGCATGCGAGGCCACGCCGTTCAAACAAGCGTCGACGGTGCACGGATTTTGATCGTCAGGGACGTCGCTGTCGTCAGCGGACACCACGGCCAGGCCGTTGCCGTCGCACTTGCGCACCAGACAGTCGCCGGTGGTTTGCGTGGCCAGCACCTTGCCGCCGACCTGATTGCTGATCCCGCAGACGCCATCGATGCACGTACGTTGCGCGCACTCGGAATCCTGGCCCGGACATTCGATGGGATCAACGCACGGCCCAGGCCCGCCACCGTCGTCGCCGACGCCGCCATCGGTGCTGGCGCTGTCATCCGGCGCGACGACGTCGCTTGCGCTTTGATCGCTCGCGCTGTCGACCGGCCGATCGTTGCCGCTGTCTTTGGGTGCGTCTGGGTTGGACGCTCCTCCTCCGCAACCAAAAAACGCCAGCACACAGAATCCGAAGCAAGTCCGAAGATGCGCGCGCATCAAGTGTCCTCTCGAGGGGGAAAGGTCATAGGCTTAAGCGCCGGCATCGTAACATGGGACGGCCCAGGGGGAGAGGTTGATCTCGCGTCGTGCGTGCCGACTGGCAAAAGGCGGCGTCCAAACCGTTCTTGGCTGGGCCCTTTTTGCGCACGAAAACCCACACGCAGCGCACCATTTGTGACAAACGGGCTACGGAAATGGTCTGTTCGCCGCCCGCGCGAAGCAGTGGTGGATCTGATTGCCAGTAATCTGCAACACTTGGCTGCCCGGTTGAAAATGTCGCCTAGCCTTGCAGCTGACAGACAGGTGCGCTTCAATAACCTCGCGTGGAATCCTCCAGGTCACGGGGCAGCGGGACGATGGTCGTGATCGGCCCCGGCCAACCTGGACTCATCGCCGGCAAGTATCAGATTGAAAGGCTGATCGGCAAAGGCGGCATGGCCGAGGTCTTTGCGGCGGTCAACGTCCGCACCGGCAAGCGGGTGGCGCTCAAGCGCATCAACCCGGCGCTGGCCGCGACCGACGAAGCCCGCGCGCGCTTCCGGCGCGAGGCGCTGGCTGCGGGACGCATCAACCACCCCAACGTGGTCACGGTGTTCGACGTGGTCGAGCACCAGGGCGCCACCTGCCTGGTGATGGAGCTGCTGGAAGGCGAGACTTTGTCGCAGCTTTTGCTGCGCACCAAGGTACTGACGCCAGAGGTGGCGATCGCCGTGCTAATCCCGGCGCTGCGCGGTGTTGCCGCCGCGCACGCGCATGGCGTGATCCACCGCGATCTCAAGCCGGACAATATCTTTCTGTGCAAGGTCAGCGACAACCAGCGCGGCGAAGCCAAGGTCCTGGATTTTGGCGTCTCCAAGCTGGCCGCCGACGGCATTGACGACGTGAACATCACCGCCACCGGCGGCTTGGTGGGAACGCCGATCTACATGGCGCCTGAACAGGTGCGCGGCGGCCGCGAGATCGACCAGCGCACGGACGTCTACACGCTGGGCTGCGTGCTGTTCCAAATGCTCACCGGCCGACCGCCTTATCAAGGCGAGATTTACTCAGCGCTGATGGTCACCATCGCCACCCAGGATCCGCCGCGCCTGCGTTCCTTGCGCCCGGACGTCCCCGTCGAGCTGGAACGGATCGTTCACAAGGCAATGGCCCGCGACGTCGACGTCCGTTTTCAAGACGTGTCCAGCTTCATCGTCGCGCTCGAGGCGTTCCTGCGCGCCGAGCATCCGTCCAGCGGACCGGTCCCGATGACCGCGCAGCCCACCACCGATCGCACGATCAAGCTGATGCCGCCGCGCCCGAACTGGAACCGGCGGCTCCTCATAGCCGCGGCCGTGGTGGTCGTCGTGCTGGCCACGAAGATGATCATCGACGCGCGCTTTCCGCGGCGCGACCGAAACAGGACACCGACCACGGCCAGCACGGCAGCACCACCGGCGTCGAGCGCGCCTTCGCCCCCCCCTGCCCCGCCGACGCTGCCCACGAATACCACCGCCGCCGAAGCGCCCGCACCGACGGTGCCGCCGAACAATGTCGGCAGGCGCACGGCCCTCGACCGGCCTGCGGCCAATCACCTTGGTAACAAAACGCGCGAACGCGCCTCAATCCGATCCACTCGTCAGCCGAAGACGGTAGAATCTGCGCCCGCACCGGTCAGCGCCTCTCCCTCAAAGCCGCCTATACCGCAGCAGCCGCAGTCTCCCCCTTCGCGCGCCGGGCGCATCACCATCGATGATTTCTAAAAACGTTCGAATTGCTCTTTTCATCGCTCCTGCAGTTCTGATCGCTTCTGTCCCGGCGCGGGCCGCTGATCAACCCGAGTCAGCGCAGTACCGCAACCTTCTGGCCGACGCCGTCACGGAGTACGACGCCCGCCGCTTCGACGAAGCGCGCGCCCTGTTTCGACGCGCCAACGATCTTGCGCCCAGCGCGCGCACTCTGCGCGGCATCGGCATGGCGTCGTTCGAGCTGCGCGACTACGTCGAAGCCTACCGCGCCTTGCAAGGCGCTCTGGCCGAGAAGCGCAAGGCCCTGACCCCGGACCAGCGCCGCCAGGTCGAATCGCTGCTGGACAAGACCAAGGCGTTCACCGCGCACTTCGGGATCCGGACTCTCCCACCTGATTCGACGGTGCGCATCGACGGCGACGTGCCATTCGTCGAACCGGACGGGCGGGTCACCCTGGGCCTCGGCCGTCACGCCATCAGCGTCGACGCCGCCGGCCGCATCGGCGAGGTGCGCGACGTCCACGTCTTCGGCGGCGAGAACCGCGATCTGGAGTTTCGCCTGCGCCTGGTCGAAGAACCGTTGCCCGCCACGCCGCCCGAGGCGCTTAACACGCCTGCGCCCCCGCCCGCCGACAGCGGGCCGCCCGTCAGCCACCCGGCCTGGTGGTTCGCCGGCAGCGGCGCGCTGGCCGTGGGCGCGGTGATCGCCGGCGTGCTCTGGCACTCGCAGGCGAACGAGCTGGAAAAGTGCAAGCAAGGGGGGATGAGCTGCTTAAATGAAAGCACCCTCGACAGCGAAAGCGGCTGGGCTCGCGACGCCACCATCGGCCTGGCGGCCGGGGCAGTGGGCCTGGGAATCGCCGGCGCGGTGCTGTGGACCCGGACCGACAAGGCGGACGCGCCGCCCGCCACGGCCTCTTGCGTCCCTTCAATAAACTTCGTCTCCTGCCGATTGCTCTTTTAGAATCGTATTTTCCCTCGTGCCATGACCGCCTTCAGGACGGAGGCTCCTTCCTTGAATAAAATGCAGTCGCGTGTCGCGGATTGGAGCCTGGTTGCGCTGGTTCCATTGGCGCTGCTGGCCGGTTGCGCGAAGGCGCAGTTCGTGACCGACGCTGGGACCGGCGGCAGCGGCGGCGATGGCGTCGGCGGTGACAGCAGCGGCACCGGTGGCACCGTCGCCTCAGACGGTGGGACCGGCGGCGAAGAGATCGACGCTCCGATCAACGATGACGGACTTAGCGATGCGGGCATGGAGGATACCGCCCCCGACGGCGAGACCGATACGCCCATGGTCGTCGACGGAAGCGCAGACCTCGACGACGGCGACGCGGCGACCGACGGCCTGCCTTCGGGGATGATGCCCAACGCGCTGGGCCAAATTCTGATCTCAGAGCTCATGTACGATTCGGCGGCGGTCGCCGATGACTTCGGCGAATGGTTTGAGATTTTCAATCCCAGTCAGGACGTCACGTTTAATCTTCTCGGCTGCGGCATCTCCGATCACAGCCCCGGGCACACGCAAATCATCGGCAAGCCAGTCCTGGTCCCGCCGCAAAGCTATCGGACCTTCGCCTTGTCCGCCCCCGGAGGCCCGGCCGGCACCGATCCTGGGTTCACCCCCGACTACGTTTATGCCGGGATCAAGTTCGACAACGATTTACAGGACAGCGTGACCTTCACTTGCGGCGTGGTGGTCATCGACGTCTTCCAATACGTTCCGGCTAATCCGCCGGCACCTGGGCACACACTCAGCGTCGATCCGACGCACCTCAATTACGCCGAGCACGACCTCCCGGCGAACTACTGCCGCGCCCAAATGACTTTTCACACGACCGGGTCCGGAACAGACTACGGTACACCAGGCATGCCGAATCCGTCCTGTCCAACTCAGTAGGTGTAAGGCCGGCCATTTCTGACCGCCTGCGGCGCACAGCACGTCGGCCTCGCCACCGTCCTCTTGGCATCATCCCAAGCGCGCTGGTACGGTGATCCGATGCAGGAGGACGGCCTGACCCCAACCGCGATGCCCACATTGGGTGCGGCCGACGACGCGGTTCTGGTGGCGGCGGTGGTGCGCGGCGATCGGGACGCGCTGGCGGATCTCTATGATCGGCATTCGCCGGTATTACTGGCGGTCGGCCTGCGCATCGTCGGTGATCGCGCCCAGGCCGAGGATCTCTTGCACGATGTCTTCCTGGAGGCGTGGCATCAGGCGGCTTCGTTCGATCCCGCGCGCGGCACTGTGCGCGCCTGGCTGGTCACGCGCATGCGCTCGCGCGCGCTGGATCGCCGCAACGCCGGCACCCGCGGCGCCCGCATCTTGAAGACCGCCGCCGACCAGGGGCCCGCGCCCGCTGTCGCGCCCGAAACCGCCCGCACCGATCACGAGCGCGTGCGGCGGCTGGTAGGCGCGCTGCCCGAAGAATTGAACACTGTCATCGGCCTGGCCTACTTCGAAGGGCTGACCAGCGCCGAGATCGCCGCGCGGTTGCAAGTTCCCATCGGCACGGTGAAATCCCGCACCGCCCGCGCCGTGGCCTGGCTGAAGGATCGCATCGCCCCCGCGGTGCAAACGAAGGGAGGGCTGTCATGAATCCGAACGTTCTGGATCTGCTGCCCGGGTTCGCGCTCGGAACGCTGGCCGAAGACGAGATGGACCGGGTGGCGCGTGCGATCAACGAATCGCCCGTGCTGCAAGCAGCGGTCGACGCCATCAACGAAGGCCTGGTGGCCAACGCCGCGACGCTGGCGCCGGTGGTGCCGTCGCGTGACGTGCGGGCGCGCCTTCTGCGCAGCGTGGGCGGCGCCGATCGCTTCGCCACCTTCTTCGACGTCATGGCCCAGGCCCTGGACATGACCGTCGACGCTGTCCGCGCGCTGTGCAGCCGGATCGATCGCCCGAACCAATGGCAGGCCGGTCCCCGCCGCGGCATTCAGTTGATCCATTTTCAGCCGGGCCCGCGGCTGGCGGCCGCCGTCGACGCGGGCCTGGTGCGCATGACGCCCGGGACGGTGTTCCCGCGCCACCGGCATCTTGGCTTCGAATGGAACATGGTCCTGGAAGGCACGTTGCACGACGGCGAGCGTCTGTACCGTCCCGGCGACGTCTTCTGCTACGAGAATCAATCGGCGCACGAATACAGCGCCGGCCCCGAGCGCGAGCTGATCATGATCGCCATGCACCACGGCATCGAAGACGCCAGCGCGTCGTAGGCTCGCAGCGCGGACGCGCCGCTATTTTTGTTTCGGCTTGGGCTTGTGGTGCGGCGCCGGTTTGTGGTGCGGCGCCGGCTTGTGGTGCGGCGCCGGCTTGTGGTGACCGGCCGCCTTGTGGGGCGCTGGCTTGAAAGAACGGAGGGCGGGCCGCGTGGGCGACGGCGACGGCCGCGGACCGTCGGCGGGCGTGAACGCCGCGGCGGGCCCGTCGGCGCGATCGATGCGGACGTGCGGCGCCCGCGGATCCATTTGCGCCGACGCGACGGAGAAGTCGTGCGCGGCGTCCCCGGCGATCTCGAAGGTGGTGTCGCGCGGGCCGATGCGGATGGCGCCCACCTCGCGGTTGGTGACACCGCCGCGACGACAGATAAGCGGCAGCATCCAGCGCGGATCGGCCTTGTCCTTGGCGCCGAGGTTGATGCGAAAGAGAACGCCCTTGCTGGAAAAATCAGAGCGGCTGTGGCGCGGTCCGGGCCGGGCGTCGCGCGCGCCGTTCGACGACGCGGCGACCACGGTCAGCGGCTCGCCAGCGGGCAAGCGGGCAAGCTCGCGGGCCAGCAGGCGGGCCAGCACCTCGCGCGCCGGGCGCTGGGCTTCCAGTTTTTGAATCACCGCCTCGACGGCGGCGGCGGACGGCGCCCCTTCCTCCGGCGCGTCTTCGTCCTTCAGCAACGCCGCGATCATGCGGCTGCGCGCCGCCGCGGCGATGGACTCGGCCGACGGCGCGGCCGACCAGGTGGTGCGGGCGTTGATGGCGGCCAGCAGGCGCTCGGCCTTGCGCCGCTCGTGGGCGCCGACGATCAAGACCGCCGTACCCTTGCGGCCGGCGCGACCCGTGCGGCCGCTGCGATGGGCCAGTGATTCGGCGTTCAGCGGCAGATCGGCGTGCACGATCAGATCGACGTCGGGCAAGTGCAGGCCGCGGGCGGCGACGTTGGTGGCCACCAGCACGCGCGTGAGCCCCTGGCGCATCTGTTCGAGGGCGCGATCGCGTTCGGCCTGGGCGCGATCACCCGAGATCACCGTGGCGGCGAATCCGCGCGCCACCAGCGCCGCGTGCAGCTGGGCCACGCCGTCGCGGGTGGTGCCAAAGACGATGGCCCGGGCCTCGTCGGGCGCCTGCAGATCGAAGGCGCGCAAGACGTTGACCACCGCGGCCAGGCGTTCATTGTGGGCCACCACGTGCGCCACGTACGCGATGTCAGCGTGCGCGCTGGCGGCCGACGCCGCCGCGCCACCTTCGGCGGTGCGCGGATCCACCGGCAGAGCCTCCCGCTGGAACTTCCGGGCCAGGGCGCGGATTTCCGACGGCAGGGTGGCCGACAGCAAGATCGTACGCCGCTCGGCGGGCGCCGCTTGCAGCAGCGTCTCCAGATCTTCCCGAAAGCCGAGATCCAGCATCTCGTCGGCTTCGTCGAGAACGACGGTGGTGACGGCACTCAGATCCAGCCGCTCGCGCCGCGACAGATCGACCAGGCGCCCGGGCGTGCCGATCACCAGGTCCACGCCGTGAGCCAGCGCGCGCAGATCGCCGCCGACACTGGTGCCGCCGGTGAACGACGCCAGCCGCAACCCGGTCTGGCTCAGCAGCCAACCCAGCTCCTCGCGCACCTGCGCTGCCAGCTCGCGCGTGGGGACGATGACCAGGGCCACCGGGCGCGGGCCGCGGACGAACGGCGTCCCTTCGGCAAGCAGCGTCTGCGCCAGCAACGTCCCGAAGGCAATGGTCTTGCCGGACCCGGTCTGCGACGAAATGATGAGGTCGCGCCCCACATAGCGCGGCTCCAGCACGGCCGATTGCACGGGCGTGGCGGTCTCGTACCCACGCGCGGCCAGCGCGCGGGCCAAAGCAGAGTGCAACGGTAAGGAGGCAAACGTGGTCGTCGACAAGGGACGCGATGTCTACAACGAGGAAGGCCTCAGCACAAAGGCCGACGAAGAAACGCTGCGCGGCGCGTCCAACAGCTTGGCCGCGGTGGCCGCCGGGCGGTAGGCTGGACGACGATGGCCAAGGCTTCGTCACGGGACGGTCACCGGCAGCGCTTGCTGGCCGTGAAGGCGGAAATCTTGGAAGGCGGCGACTTCGAGATCGAGCCCGGCCGCAAGGATCCGACCAAAGTCGGCACTGACGACGACGAGGCGCCGCTGACCGAGATGGCCCAGGTGATCGCCTCGAAGCGCAACCGGTCGCGCGGTGAGGCGCTGGCCAAGGTGATGGCGGCGCTCAAACGCCTGGACACCGATCCCGAGATGTTCGGCCTGTGCGCCGAGTGCGAGGAGCCCATCTCGCCGCGCCGCCTGGAGCTGATGCCCTACGTCGAGCTGTGCGTCGACTGTCAGAGCGGCGAGGACGGCCCCAAGGGCCCGCAGACGCGGCGCCACCTGCGCGACTTTCGTTAGAGTGGCTTTCCCGTTTCGCCGCCGCCGCCTGATAAACGGTGGCAGTGCCAGGCGCGCGTCACGCCGATGGCTCTTTCGGCGCGTCCCACCACTTGGACAGGTTCGCCTGCGAACGGCGCGGCTGATCCGAATAGTGCGACACATCATTGAACAGCATCAGCCGCGCGCGGACCGGGTCCTTGAAGTCGACCACGTTCAGGCAGGCGGGCGATTGATCCAGTCGATCGCGGTAACCGCGCGCATCGAACCCCAGCAGACTGGACAGCAGCAAGCGCAGCGTCGCCTTGTGCGACACCACCAGCACGTTCTGCCCGGCGTGGGCCACGACGATCTCGCGGATCACCGGCAGCGCGCGCGCCAGCACCGCCACGCCCGATTCGCCGTCCTCCGGCGCGAAGGTGAACGGATCGGAATCCCAGGCCTGATATTCGTCGGCAAAGCGCGTCTCCACTTCTTGCCGGGTGAGGCCCTCCCAGCGGCCGTGGCTGATCTCGCGCAGACCGTCGCGGTGAATCAACTTCAGGCGGTGGGGCTCGGCCAGGATCGACGCCGTCTCGACGGTGCGGCCGAGCGGGCTGCAGTAAACCGCCGACAGCGATTCGTTGGCCAGCCGGCGCCCGAGCAAGCGCACCTGCTGGCGGCCTTCCTCGGACAGATCGACGCCGACCGCGCCCGAAAAGCGATCCTCGGCGGTCAGCTGCGTGGCGCCGTGGCGAACCAGGAATAGCCGCGTGGCTTTCATTGCGGCGTATTCCATCCCCCGACATCGGCCACCAGCGCGTCGGCTTCTTTCGGTCCCCAGCTTCCCGGTTCGTACTGGTGCAGCGGGCTTGGCCCGTGAATGATCGGATCGACGATCGACCACGCCGCCTCGACCACGTCCTGTCGCGCGAACAACGTGGCGTCGCCGGCCATGGCGTCGCCCAGCAGCCGTTCATAGGCGTCCATCTGCCCTTCGGATCCTTGCCCCGGCTGCTCGGTCACGCGCAGCTCGACCGGCTCGCCCACCATCGCCTCGCCCGGGCGCTTGGCGCGCGCGTCGAGGGCGATCACCACCTGCGGCGACAAGCGCAGGCGCACGCAGTTTCCCAGCGACGGCGCC belongs to Polyangia bacterium and includes:
- a CDS encoding serine/threonine-protein kinase, producing MVVIGPGQPGLIAGKYQIERLIGKGGMAEVFAAVNVRTGKRVALKRINPALAATDEARARFRREALAAGRINHPNVVTVFDVVEHQGATCLVMELLEGETLSQLLLRTKVLTPEVAIAVLIPALRGVAAAHAHGVIHRDLKPDNIFLCKVSDNQRGEAKVLDFGVSKLAADGIDDVNITATGGLVGTPIYMAPEQVRGGREIDQRTDVYTLGCVLFQMLTGRPPYQGEIYSALMVTIATQDPPRLRSLRPDVPVELERIVHKAMARDVDVRFQDVSSFIVALEAFLRAEHPSSGPVPMTAQPTTDRTIKLMPPRPNWNRRLLIAAAVVVVVLATKMIIDARFPRRDRNRTPTTASTAAPPASSAPSPPPAPPTLPTNTTAAEAPAPTVPPNNVGRRTALDRPAANHLGNKTRERASIRSTRQPKTVESAPAPVSASPSKPPIPQQPQSPPSRAGRITIDDF
- a CDS encoding TraR/DksA family transcriptional regulator, with amino-acid sequence MAKASSRDGHRQRLLAVKAEILEGGDFEIEPGRKDPTKVGTDDDEAPLTEMAQVIASKRNRSRGEALAKVMAALKRLDTDPEMFGLCAECEEPISPRRLELMPYVELCVDCQSGEDGPKGPQTRRHLRDFR
- a CDS encoding sigma-70 family RNA polymerase sigma factor, which produces MQEDGLTPTAMPTLGAADDAVLVAAVVRGDRDALADLYDRHSPVLLAVGLRIVGDRAQAEDLLHDVFLEAWHQAASFDPARGTVRAWLVTRMRSRALDRRNAGTRGARILKTAADQGPAPAVAPETARTDHERVRRLVGALPEELNTVIGLAYFEGLTSAEIAARLQVPIGTVKSRTARAVAWLKDRIAPAVQTKGGLS
- a CDS encoding DEAD/DEAH box helicase, which codes for MHSALARALAARGYETATPVQSAVLEPRYVGRDLIISSQTGSGKTIAFGTLLAQTLLAEGTPFVRGPRPVALVIVPTRELAAQVREELGWLLSQTGLRLASFTGGTSVGGDLRALAHGVDLVIGTPGRLVDLSRRERLDLSAVTTVVLDEADEMLDLGFREDLETLLQAAPAERRTILLSATLPSEIRALARKFQREALPVDPRTAEGGAAASAASAHADIAYVAHVVAHNERLAAVVNVLRAFDLQAPDEARAIVFGTTRDGVAQLHAALVARGFAATVISGDRAQAERDRALEQMRQGLTRVLVATNVAARGLHLPDVDLIVHADLPLNAESLAHRSGRTGRAGRKGTAVLIVGAHERRKAERLLAAINARTTWSAAPSAESIAAAARSRMIAALLKDEDAPEEGAPSAAAVEAVIQKLEAQRPAREVLARLLARELARLPAGEPLTVVAASSNGARDARPGPRHSRSDFSSKGVLFRINLGAKDKADPRWMLPLICRRGGVTNREVGAIRIGPRDTTFEIAGDAAHDFSVASAQMDPRAPHVRIDRADGPAAAFTPADGPRPSPSPTRPALRSFKPAPHKAAGHHKPAPHHKPAPHHKPAPHHKPKPKQK
- a CDS encoding lamin tail domain-containing protein; its protein translation is MRAHLRTCFGFCVLAFFGCGGGASNPDAPKDSGNDRPVDSASDQSASDVVAPDDSASTDGGVGDDGGGPGPCVDPIECPGQDSECAQRTCIDGVCGISNQVGGKVLATQTTGDCLVRKCDGNGLAVVSADDSDVPDDQNPCTVDACLNGVASHAPQPANTACGGAMVCNVGGQCMGCATAGDCPGTDGDCRTRTCTQGTCGFNYKAAGTAVADPTTGDCKGLQCDGLGVAQIVDLPSDLPSDTNPCTLDQCNGGTPTFGPAARGTACGDNQVCDGQSHCAACLTAATCPGTDTDCQARTCSGGACGFAFSPSGKAVTVQTVGDCQKMVCDGQGMTTSVADDTDVASDNNMCVSHACSGGTASSTPKPVNTSCGGSLKCDGAGNCAGCTTGADCGTNTACVSFGCTDDRCVPSYVASGTVVTDPTPKDCKKAVCDGLGAILAQPDDTDLPVDGLGCTADLCANGVASNPPLAATANCSENGGTHCNGAGVCVACNVAADCGTDTECQKFTCSVQGVCGHNDPISGTLLASQNAGDCKTAICDGNGGVTSQNDDTDHPNDSNDCTGDVCTNGTPSNPALAQGTTCAGGQCDGSGHCMGCTVAGDCGTNTECTIWTCVSHVCGRADPVDGTAVATQTADDCKKVVCNGSGATRVAIDDTDNDDGNPCTDDSCSSGTVSHVNAAAGKVCSLNSGVMCDGSGACGPSLIVINEVESNDASNGPDWVELYNLSADKTIDVTGWIFKDDTPSHNYSIVGPAAIAPHGYFAFDGFNSGTGNFGLGSKDEAHLYDPTGTTQFDSYMWATHALQTYGRCPDGTGNFVDTVAPTRGAANSGSPNIRVGVKRAS
- a CDS encoding histidine phosphatase family protein encodes the protein MKATRLFLVRHGATQLTAEDRFSGAVGVDLSEEGRQQVRLLGRRLANESLSAVYCSPLGRTVETASILAEPHRLKLIHRDGLREISHGRWEGLTRQEVETRFADEYQAWDSDPFTFAPEDGESGVAVLARALPVIREIVVAHAGQNVLVVSHKATLRLLLSSLLGFDARGYRDRLDQSPACLNVVDFKDPVRARLMLFNDVSHYSDQPRRSQANLSKWWDAPKEPSA
- a CDS encoding cupin domain-containing protein, which produces MNPNVLDLLPGFALGTLAEDEMDRVARAINESPVLQAAVDAINEGLVANAATLAPVVPSRDVRARLLRSVGGADRFATFFDVMAQALDMTVDAVRALCSRIDRPNQWQAGPRRGIQLIHFQPGPRLAAAVDAGLVRMTPGTVFPRHRHLGFEWNMVLEGTLHDGERLYRPGDVFCYENQSAHEYSAGPERELIMIAMHHGIEDASAS